DNA sequence from the Cupriavidus sp. WKF15 genome:
CGTCTGTACACGGTGATGGAGCGGCTGCTGGAAGACCTGTCGTTCCATGCGAGCAAGTCGTCGGGCGAGACTGTGACGATCGATGAAGCTTACGTGAATGATCGGCTGGGCGACCTTGCTGTCAACGAGGATCTGTCTCGATACGTGCTCTAAGCGGGTAGGGGGGTCGTGATCGGAGAGGGGTGTACCGGAGTGCGCCCTTTTTTGATCCTTCGCCGGATTGCGGGAATGGGGAAGGGTGGGGTTGAACGCGCTTTTTGGTTACTTTTTGTCGCTCGGACAAAAAGTGACTCGCCGGCTACGCCGGCGAAACAGCAGCGCCTGCCAAGCACCCACATTACCCATTCCCCAAACCCTTGCCCTCATCCCCCCGCCATGCATTTCCTATCATGAAAAGGCGCCCGATCTCCGACGCAGTGACGGCGCAGGCAATCGGGTCCAGCGGTACACGGTCCATCGGTAGCGTCGGGGTTCACGAACGATGCACCCAGGGTCGGCCACACCGCGTGGCTCCTTTTCTTGCGAAGCCTGGAAAATGACGGAAAGGCCGTTCTCCGGGCGTGTTGGGAGAATTCCATGGACGTCAACCAGAAACAAACCGTGATCGCCCTGAACCAGCTGATCGAGGTCGACAGGGACAGCGAACTGGCCTGCATGGCCGGTGCCCGCGACGTACGCAATGCGGAGCTTCGCGACATCCTGGCCAGTACCGCGGAAACCTGCCGCGCCTCGGCCAAGGAGCTGCAATCGATGGTCAGCGCCATGGGCGGCGAACCATCGGACCGGGGCAGCATGAACGGCATGTTCGCGCGTAGCTGGATGGCCTTGCGCCATATGCTCTCGCCGAACGATGACGATGCGCTGCTGGGGCTGTGCGAGCGTGAGGAAGAAACAGCCAGGCGCCAGTACCAGTCCGTTCTGATGAAGCCGCTTCCGCCGGAGACTACGGCCGCGGTCCAGCGCCAGTATGACGCGCTGCGCCTGCACCACGAGCGGCTTCATGCCATGCGCGGCATGCAGATCCACTAGCACCAGCGCTACCAGCGGATACGGTCGTTCTAGATCCGTATCGGGATGAAGAAGGGGCAGCCGGATGCCGCGGCTGCCCCTTCTTCTTTTCGCCTCGGGCCCAAGCCAGAGGACCCGTTCACAGCGATGAGTCGACCCCTAGTGCGAGTGCCCGTGCTCATGTCCCGCAGGCGCCGCCACCTCCAGCTCCGCCGCCGGTGATTTCAGGTCGCGCGTGGTCTGGCCATCTGCCGGCACCTGGGTCCATTCGGTCGTGCCGTTCTCGCACTCCTGCACCACCGGGAAGTACAGTTTGCCGCCCTGTTCGGGCAGTTTCATCAGCATCACGAACTCGTCGAAATGCGCGTCGGCCAGCGTGCCGCCGAACCAGCGCAGCGTGCGCACGTCCTCAGTCATCAGCTTGCCGTGGGATTGGACGGGTTTGGCCAGCGGCGCGCGCCTGACTTCCAGTTGCCAGCCGGCCTTGGGCTGCGGGTGCGCTCCCTGCACGCCTTCGGGAACGGTGACGGTGATGGCGCGCGTGGCGCTGCCGTTGCAGCCATGGCCGACCATCAGCGCGCCCTTGAAGTAGCTGCCTGCCGCGGCCTGCTTCTGTTCAAAGACGATATGGGCCGATGCCGTGGCGGACAGCGCCATCAGCGTGGCCGGCACCAGCCACAGGCGCGCGTGCCGCCACCGGGAAAGCAGGAAATGCATGGAGTCCTCCTTGTCAGCCCGCCAGTCTAGCGTTGCGCGCGGCGCCGCGCGCCGGCGCCCGATGCGGCGTAGTGCCGCAGCCGGCCAGGCCGGTCCCTATGTCAGCGCCTCATGTCAGGGCGTATCGGCGTGCCACTTGCCGGTAAGGTTGGTAAGCATTGGTAAGCACGCTGGCGCACACCGGCCCGGCGATGCGACCCTTGCGCACCTTGAGCCGAATGGCAAATGCGGTAGCCGCCGCATGCGAACAACCTACTGGCAGGAGGAAACATGGTGAAGACTCAATTCAGCCGCGTGGTGGTGGTAACCACCGGGCTGCTGACCGCACTCGCAGCAGCGACTGCCTTTCTGTGCGTGCGTCCGGCGGACGCAGCCGCAGGCGCGCCGAAGCACGGCACCCTGGGCGCCGCGGCCGTCGCCGCAGCTACGCTGGCACTGCAATCCGGGGAGCTTTTCACGCTGGCGGACCGCCACGCGAGCGACGCCTTGCGCGTCGTTGCGCAGGGCGACGGTCCCGACGGCGCCGGCGATGCGCTCGAGTGGGACTACGTGCAGCTTCGCCTGTAAGGGATCGCCGCGGGCTCAGCGCGACACCGGGCGCTTGCCCAGCTTGCGCTGCAATGTGCGCCGATGCATGTTGAGCGCGCGCGCGGTCGCGGAGATATTGCCGCCGTGTTCGTTCAGGACGCGCTGGATATGCTCCCATTCGAGCCTGGCCACCGACAGCGGCACCGGCTCTTCCAGCGCGGCTTCCGCCGCATCCTCCGAGATGCCTGCCATCAGCGCCGTGAGGATCGAGTCCACATTCGCGGGTTTGGCCAGGTATTCATCCGCCCCTTGCTTGACCGCGGCGACCGCGGTGGCAATGCTCGCGTAGCCGGTCAGGACCAGGATGCGCGCATCCGGCAGCGCCTGGCGCAGCGGCCCCACCAGCTGCAGCCCGGATTCGGCCGCGGCCGTGCTGCCTGCTTCAGGCGGCGGGCCCAGGTGCAGGTCCAGCGTGACATACGCGAACGCCGTGCGCGCGGCCAGCGCCAGCGCCGTGCTGCCGTTGTGCGCGACCTGCACGGCGTAGCCGCGGCGTGTCAGCGCGCGGGCCAGCGTGCCGGAAAAGACGGCGTCATCGTCGATCACCAGAAAGGGCGAGCCTGCCGGCGCGGTCGCTTCGGGAACCGGGTGGTGGGTAACGGTCATGACGGATTGACTGCAAGAGAAGGAGAGGCCGGCACGCGCAGCTCGGCGATGGTGCCGCCGCCGGGGCGGTCCTGCCACGCGAGCCCGCCGCCCATCTGACGCGCACCGCTCTGCGCCAGGTACAGGCCAATGCCCTGGCCGCCATGCGGGCTGGCCACGGGCGCCTCGCCCAATTGCGCGCGCAGCGCGGGCGGAATGCCGTCGCCGTGGTCGCTGACGCGGAACGCGAGGCTGCCCTGCTCGAGGTCAATATCCAGTCGCAGCGGCATCTGTGCATGGCCGGCCGACTGCTGGCTGCGCGCGGCGTTGTCGAGCAGGATGGTCAGGATCTGTCCCACGCGGGCGGGCTCGATGGCGAGTTCGCCAGCCTGCGGCGAGGCACTGGCCTGCAGCGTGGCATTGGGATGGCGCAGCTGCCAGCGCTCGGCGAAGCTGCCCAGCCAGGCATCGATACACTGCGGCTCCAGCGTGGCCGGATCCTCGCGCAGGCGCGCCAGGATCGTGCGGCACAGCTCCAGTTGCTGCTCGACCGTCAGCAGGTCTGGCAGGTAGTCGGCCACTGGCGTGGCGCCGCGCGCGCGGTCCGAGGCATCGCCGCGCAGTTCACCGGCGATGACCGCCAGCGTCGCCAGCGGCGTGCCGATCTCGTGCGCAACGGCTGCCGCCTGGGCGTTGAGGTCTTCCACGCGCGCTTCGCGCAGCAATTGCTCGCGTGCCAGGTGCAGTTGCGCCTCGCGCTGTCGCAGCACGCCGGAAAGCCGTGCCACGAACAGCGCGATCATCACCGCGCTGGCCACGAAGTTCAGCCACATGCCGGCGAGGTGGTAGTTCACCGCCTTGTCCGGGTCGTGCAGGTCCAGCGGCAGGTATTCGAACAGCAGCACTGTGTAGCAGGCCAGCGCGTAGCACGCGAGCGCCACCACCTGCCGCCACGGCAGGATGGCCGCGGCGATGGCCAGCCCCGGCAGGTAGAACGAGACAAAGGGGTTGGTGGCGCCGCCGGTATAGAACAGGATCGCCGACAGCGCGGTCAGGTCTACGAGGAACTGTCCCATCAGCTCGGCTTCGCGGGGCGCCGAGCCGTGGCGGGTGTGCAGCCGCAGGCGCAGGCCGGTCAGCACGTTGAACAGTGCCTGCAGCGCGAAGACCACCAGCAGGGGGCTGGTCGGCAGGGCGACGCCGATAATCGGCTCGCACGACATCAGGCCCAGTGCCTGCCCGGCCAGCAGCGCCCAGCGCAGCCAGAACAGCCGGCGCAGGCTTACCAGGCTGGGGCGCGCGGCCGGGGTCGCCGGAAGCGGCGGCGAGCTGGTCAGGACTGGCGGGTGGGTCGCGGCGGAGACGGCATGCATGCCGCGAGTGTATCAATGCGGCCCCCGGGCACCGCCAAGTGCGACACCTTGCCGCATTGGTTGCCCGGTCCCGGCGCTGCCAGACTATCGGGTTATCCGCGTCGCCGGCACCAGCCGTCGGCGGCATGGTCTAATGTCTGCTTTCGGGAGAGCCTCACATGCAAGCCAAATTCCGCGCGGCCACGCTGGCCGCTTCGTTCGCTCTGCTGGCCTCGGGCACCGCGCTCGCGCAGGTCGACGTCAGCAATGCCTGGGTGCGCGGCACGGTCCCGACCCAGACCGCATCGGGCGCCTTCATGGTGCTGCATGCGCATGAGAATGCAAAGCTGATCGGCGTGTCGTCGCCGGTCGGCGCGGCCGAGCTGCACGAGATGAAGATGGAAGGCAACGTCATGCGCATGCGCCAGGTCCAGTCGCTGGACCTGCCGAAGATGCAGGACGTGGAACTCAAGCCCGGCGGCTACCACGTGATGCTGACGGACCTGAAAGGCCAGCTCAAGAAGGGCGACACCGTGCCCATCACGCTGAAGATCGAGCAAGGCGGCAAGGTGATCGAGCAGAAGGTCAACGCCGAAGTGCGCGACATGGCCGCCAGCACGGCCAGCCAGAGCGGCCACGGCGATCACAAAAACTAAGCACGTCTGGACGGCGAGGTAGCAATGGCCAACAAGCAGCTTGGTACCCGCCAGAAGATGGTGTTCCGCGGCGGCACGGGCGCGCCGCCACCGCTGCGTGACAAGGGCGCCGGCCGCAAGCCGGGTCCGCCGCAAACGGTCAGCGCGGCAGGCAAGGCGCCGGTGCGGCGTCAGCCGCGCAAGCTGATTGGTTCGTCCGATTCCTGACTGGCCGCGGCAGCCTGCACGCGTTCGCGCAGCCA
Encoded proteins:
- a CDS encoding PA2169 family four-helix-bundle protein, which produces MDVNQKQTVIALNQLIEVDRDSELACMAGARDVRNAELRDILASTAETCRASAKELQSMVSAMGGEPSDRGSMNGMFARSWMALRHMLSPNDDDALLGLCEREEETARRQYQSVLMKPLPPETTAAVQRQYDALRLHHERLHAMRGMQIH
- a CDS encoding YcnI family protein → MHFLLSRWRHARLWLVPATLMALSATASAHIVFEQKQAAAGSYFKGALMVGHGCNGSATRAITVTVPEGVQGAHPQPKAGWQLEVRRAPLAKPVQSHGKLMTEDVRTLRWFGGTLADAHFDEFVMLMKLPEQGGKLYFPVVQECENGTTEWTQVPADGQTTRDLKSPAAELEVAAPAGHEHGHSH
- a CDS encoding response regulator transcription factor → MTVTHHPVPEATAPAGSPFLVIDDDAVFSGTLARALTRRGYAVQVAHNGSTALALAARTAFAYVTLDLHLGPPPEAGSTAAAESGLQLVGPLRQALPDARILVLTGYASIATAVAAVKQGADEYLAKPANVDSILTALMAGISEDAAEAALEEPVPLSVARLEWEHIQRVLNEHGGNISATARALNMHRRTLQRKLGKRPVSR
- a CDS encoding ATP-binding protein is translated as MHAVSAATHPPVLTSSPPLPATPAARPSLVSLRRLFWLRWALLAGQALGLMSCEPIIGVALPTSPLLVVFALQALFNVLTGLRLRLHTRHGSAPREAELMGQFLVDLTALSAILFYTGGATNPFVSFYLPGLAIAAAILPWRQVVALACYALACYTVLLFEYLPLDLHDPDKAVNYHLAGMWLNFVASAVMIALFVARLSGVLRQREAQLHLAREQLLREARVEDLNAQAAAVAHEIGTPLATLAVIAGELRGDASDRARGATPVADYLPDLLTVEQQLELCRTILARLREDPATLEPQCIDAWLGSFAERWQLRHPNATLQASASPQAGELAIEPARVGQILTILLDNAARSQQSAGHAQMPLRLDIDLEQGSLAFRVSDHGDGIPPALRAQLGEAPVASPHGGQGIGLYLAQSGARQMGGGLAWQDRPGGGTIAELRVPASPSLAVNPS
- a CDS encoding copper chaperone PCu(A)C; translation: MQAKFRAATLAASFALLASGTALAQVDVSNAWVRGTVPTQTASGAFMVLHAHENAKLIGVSSPVGAAELHEMKMEGNVMRMRQVQSLDLPKMQDVELKPGGYHVMLTDLKGQLKKGDTVPITLKIEQGGKVIEQKVNAEVRDMAASTASQSGHGDHKN